The Helianthus annuus cultivar XRQ/B chromosome 16, HanXRQr2.0-SUNRISE, whole genome shotgun sequence genome includes a window with the following:
- the LOC110917420 gene encoding abscisic acid and environmental stress-inducible protein — MASKTFLLLALVFAVVLLITSEVAARDLASNHDGEVDGRSGYNRGGSGHGGYNNGGGHGGYNNGGGHGGYNNGGGHGGYNNGGGHGGYNNGGGHGGYNNGGGHGGYNNGGGHGGYNNGGGHGGYNNGGGHGGYNVGGREGYNGGGHGGYNKGGGHGGYNGGGRGGYNGGGLGGHGKGSGGHGGHGKGGGGEEATAYKETQN; from the exons ATGGCTTCTAAGAcatttcttcttcttgcccttgtTTTTGCTGTGGTTCTTCTAATTACCTCAGAAGTAGCCGCTAGAGACTTAGCCTCCAACCATGACG GTGAGGTTGATGGCCGTAGTGGATACAACCGCGGTGGCAGTGGACATGGAGGGTACAACAATGGCGGCGGACATGGAGGGTACAACAACGGCGGCGGACATGGAGGGTACAACAACGGGGGCGGACATGGAGGGTACAACAACGGCGGTGGACATGGAGGGTACAACAACGGTGGTGGACATGGAGGGTACAACAACGGCGGCGGACATGGAGGGTACAACAACGGCGGCGGACATGGAGGGTACAACAACGGCGGCGGACATGGAGGGTACAACAACGGTGGTGGACATGGAGGATACAACGTTGGGGGACGTGAAGGATATAACGGTGGGGGACATGGAGGGTACAACAAAGGCGGCGGACATGGGGGATACAACGGTGGTGGACGTGGAGGATACAACGGTGGTGGACTTGGAGGGCATGGCAAAGGTAGTGGTGGCCATGGAGGGCATGGcaaaggtggtggtggtgaagagGCAACTGCTTACAAAGAAACTCAAAACTGA
- the LOC110916014 gene encoding probable receptor-like protein kinase At5g18500, which produces MGTFGYVAPEYANSGLLNEKSDVYTFGVLLLEAITGRDQVDYSRPADEVNLVDWLKMIVGNRRSEEVVDPNIGTRASRTALKRALLNALRCVDPDSERRLTMGEVVRMLESEEYPVTREGQRRLRSQANAMEPESQTENSDAEKVAK; this is translated from the exons ATGGGCACGTTCGG ATATGTAGCTCCAGAATATGCAAATAGTGGTCTTCTGAACGAGAAGAGCGATGTGTATACTTTTGGAGTTCTACTATTGGAAGCAATTACAGGAAGAGATCAGGTAGATTATAGTCGTCCAGCGGATGAG GTGAATCTGGTTGATTGGCTCAAAATGATTGTTGGAAATAGACGGTCAGAAGAGGTTGTTGACCCTAACATTGGTACTAGAGCATCTAGAACTGCACTTAAACGTGCACTTTTGAACGCTTTGAGATGTGTTGACCCTGATTCTGAAAGGAGACTTACGATGGGTGAAGTTGTGCGTATGCTCGAGTCTGAAGAGTATCCAGTAACACGAGAG GGTCAAAGACGTCTTAGGAGTCAAGCTAATGCAATGGAACCCGAGTCTCAGACCGAAAACTCGGATGCAGAAAAGGTGGCCAAGTAA